ATTCCATCCAGTGGATTCATCAGAAATGGCTTTCAGAATTTGTGCGCAAGCTGCGATCAGAGAAGCTTACATGTCAGCTCAACCGACAATCTTAGAACCAATCATGAAAGTGGAAATCACTGTTCCTGAAGAATTCCAAGGTGCGGTCATGGGTCAAGTGAACCAACGTCGTGGTGTTATCATGGGTTCTGGTACAGAACATGCTGAAACTACGATTGAGTGTGAAGTTCCATTAACAGAAATGTTTGGTTACTCAACTGATCTTCGTTCTGCAACTCAAGGTAAAGGTCAATTCTCTATGGAATTTGCTAAGTACTCTCCAGTACCAAGAGCAATCCAAGAAGATATGATCAAGGAATACCAAAAGAAAAGAGCTGAAGAAAATAAGAAGTAATTCTTAAAAATTAATCTAGAAATTGATAAGAGGCTCGTAATTTACGAGCCTCTTTTTTTTGCACCCATGACGCTCATAAAAGAGAGCAGTTTTTTCAAATTAACATCTTCCTTCTAGACAAAGCTATAAGATTAATTAAACTTCTCTACGACAAGGTGGGGTATTATGAAATTCATTGCGATCTCAATTATTTTTTTATTTATTCAAACTTCCTATGCAAATCCAAAATTGCATAACAAGCCTATTAAACTAAGAATAGTTGGGGGAACCGAAGTAAAGCTTGAGGATCTAGAAGCTAAGTCTACGGTTTCACTTCGCCGCGAAAATGGTGGCTTAATTAACAACTGCACCGGAACTTTGATTCATAAGAGATTAGTTTTAACTGCAGCACATTGTGTGGCAAATCATACAACCGTGAATGTAGAAAATTTGTACGTTGGTTTTGGCTTAGCGAAACCAAGTTGGGTAGATTCTTCTGATTCGGAAGTAAAATTTGTTACCCTCGAGACAGGAAGAATTCACCCTGAATACACAACAAATGGAGTAGACATTGCCCTTATTAAACTGAGTCAAGACGCACCAAAAGGTTGGAAGCCAGTTGAAATTGAAAGTGATGCAAGTGTGCTCAAAAAAGGCACTGAAGTTATTCTTGCTGGCTACGGACTTCGCAGTTATAACCCTCTGCTAAACGCCGGAAGTCTCTATAAAGTTACAGTTAAAATTGCCGAAACAGAAAAAAATGCACCTTATCTTTTTAATTATGCTTTTTTTGGTGGAGGAGGATGCCAGGGAGACTCCGGAGGACCAGGGTACATTCAAGATGGCAATAAACTCAAGTTACTCGGAGTTATCTCTGGAGGAGATCGTGATTGCTTGGGCCGCGGCTTCTTATCTTCCGTACCTTATGTCGCAGAGTGGATTAGCAAAATGGCCGTCGAGCTTATTGAAGAAGGATCACTCTAAACTCAAAATAAAGAAAGCACATCCTAGAGCTTATTACTTACAGGGTAAGCTCTAAAAAATTATTTTTCTATTATTATATTGCAGGAAATTTCTACGCTTTTGTCCAAAGCATCTAGGGGTTGAGTATTTAAAGGAATTATTTTTTCACCTATGCTCAATGTAGTTCTTGTTGTTCTAAAACTAGAAGCAGTTTGTTCAAATTGAATGACATACTCGGTGTAAACACCTTTGCCGCCAGGAATCTCATCACCACTGTAACTTGCTTCAACAATTCGAGTGTCTGGCGTTGTCATAATTATTAAAACTTCTTTAGGACAAAGGATCAGTTTATTTGCAAAATCAATAGACTCTTTACTGAACTCTCCAGAGTGAGACGCCCACAAATTCACACCACAGAAAAAAATAACCAAGCCAAATAAAATTGTTTTCATAAAAAATACCACCCAATTATGATTTAATAAGTTGAACTCCTAGAGACAATGAGAAGCCTTGTATTCGCATAGGATGATTTAAACTTAAAAATTATCGACTGACAAACAAACTTTCAGTATGAATATGCCAATGTCACTCCCTCAATCCTTCTACAGACAAAGTACGAAAAAAGTCGCAAAAGAGCTTTTGGGCAAAAAGCTTGTACGCATTTACAAAGGCAAGCGCATCTCAGGGATCATCACGGAGACCGAGGCTTATTTGGGGATTAAGGACATGGCCTGCCACTCTTTTGGAGGGCGAATGACGGAGAGATTAAAGCCCATGTATCTCGATGGTGGGCATTCTTATGTTTATTTTATTTATGGAATGTACTTCTGTTTTAACGTCGTCACTAGAACTTCGAAACACCCTGAAGCGGTGCTAATTCGCGCGTTAGAGCCGCTTGAAAATATCGAACTTATGAAGTCCTTCAGGGGCAAAGATGACCTCAAACAACTCACTACTGGTCCAGGAAAACTCGCGCAGGCTTTAAATATAACCAAGGATTTGAACGGTCTTTCTCTCGCCGAAAACCAAATCTTCATTGAAGATCATTCTAAAATAAGCCCCTCTAAAATCGTTATGAAACCGCGTATAGGCATAGACTACGCTGGAGAAGCAAAAGATTGGCCACTCAGATACTATATAAAAGATAGTCAGTTTATTTCAAAAAAGTAGGCTCGTCTCGATCTGAGACTAGAATATTGTCCCATGACGATTCCCCTATGAAAATCCCTCTATATTTCACTCTTTCAATGTTAAAATAATAATATATTTAGAGAGATCAAAGGGAGATTTATGAACCTGCAATTTGAATATTTTGATTTTACACCACGTAAAGAATTCGAAGAAAAAGCCAACGAAGTTCTTAACGATTTAAAAGGTCAAATTCCATTCGATTGCGAATGCGAAGCTCGCTGCACTTATTTTGCTAATAAATTTTTCTTCCAAATTATTTTTAAAACAGACGATGTGATTTTGAGTGCTCAATCTATTCTCG
This genomic window from Bdellovibrionota bacterium contains:
- a CDS encoding trypsin-like serine protease; its protein translation is MKFIAISIIFLFIQTSYANPKLHNKPIKLRIVGGTEVKLEDLEAKSTVSLRRENGGLINNCTGTLIHKRLVLTAAHCVANHTTVNVENLYVGFGLAKPSWVDSSDSEVKFVTLETGRIHPEYTTNGVDIALIKLSQDAPKGWKPVEIESDASVLKKGTEVILAGYGLRSYNPLLNAGSLYKVTVKIAETEKNAPYLFNYAFFGGGGCQGDSGGPGYIQDGNKLKLLGVISGGDRDCLGRGFLSSVPYVAEWISKMAVELIEEGSL
- a CDS encoding DNA-3-methyladenine glycosylase, which produces MNMPMSLPQSFYRQSTKKVAKELLGKKLVRIYKGKRISGIITETEAYLGIKDMACHSFGGRMTERLKPMYLDGGHSYVYFIYGMYFCFNVVTRTSKHPEAVLIRALEPLENIELMKSFRGKDDLKQLTTGPGKLAQALNITKDLNGLSLAENQIFIEDHSKISPSKIVMKPRIGIDYAGEAKDWPLRYYIKDSQFISKK